From one Novosphingobium sp. genomic stretch:
- the rnhA gene encoding ribonuclease HI, with protein sequence MKDVEIFTDGACKGNPGPGGWAAFLRMGSHEKELVGAEKETTNNRMEMTAVIRALAALNQPCAVTLSTDSRYVIDGITKWVFGWQKKGWVNAKKEPVANEDLWREMLIVAKPHKIDWQWVKGHAGHAENERVDKLASDAAVSVGKK encoded by the coding sequence ATGAAGGACGTCGAAATCTTCACCGACGGCGCCTGCAAGGGCAACCCCGGCCCCGGCGGCTGGGCCGCCTTCCTGCGCATGGGAAGCCATGAAAAAGAACTCGTTGGCGCGGAAAAGGAAACCACCAACAACCGCATGGAAATGACGGCGGTGATCCGCGCTCTGGCGGCGCTGAACCAGCCCTGCGCGGTGACGCTCAGCACCGATTCGCGCTATGTGATCGACGGCATCACCAAATGGGTCTTCGGCTGGCAGAAAAAGGGCTGGGTCAACGCCAAGAAGGAACCCGTCGCCAACGAGGACCTGTGGCGCGAGATGCTGATCGTCGCCAAGCCGCACAAGATCGACTGGCAATGGGTGAAGGGCCACGCCGGCCACGCTGAAAACGAGCGCGTGGACAAGCTGGCCAGCGATGCGGCGGTTTCGGTGGGGAAGAAGTAG
- the thrB gene encoding homoserine kinase: protein MAVYTHLGAEALGELICAFNVGDLVSAKGIAEGVSNSNWLIETTGYGGGKTGHYSENGGARFILTMFEGRTEIADLPFFLGLLDHLADKGCPVPRTIHDRDGASFRSLTGPDGEEKVVALIEFLPGVSVSLPTPAQAHAVGIALAQMHKAVEGYDQNRRNTLALPEWRDLLEACKPEELATIDPALGETVTRELAFLDANWPRHLPTGVVHADLFPDNVLMLGETVTGLIDFYFSCTDIIAYDVAVTHAAWCFDNAGRNFNPAISAALLKGYESVRPLSVEEREALPVLARGAAMRFLSTRAYDWINTPQDALVVRKDPLAFARRLAFYADPAHADVFA from the coding sequence ATGGCCGTCTACACCCATCTTGGTGCCGAGGCGCTGGGCGAGCTGATCTGCGCCTTCAATGTGGGCGACCTCGTATCGGCCAAGGGCATTGCCGAGGGCGTCTCGAACAGCAACTGGCTGATCGAGACGACAGGTTACGGGGGCGGCAAAACCGGGCATTATTCGGAAAACGGGGGCGCACGCTTCATCCTGACGATGTTCGAGGGCCGCACCGAAATCGCGGACCTGCCCTTCTTCCTCGGCCTGCTCGACCATCTGGCCGACAAGGGCTGCCCCGTCCCCCGCACCATCCATGACCGCGATGGCGCCTCCTTCCGCAGCCTGACCGGGCCGGATGGCGAGGAAAAGGTCGTCGCGCTGATCGAATTTCTGCCCGGTGTCTCGGTCAGCCTGCCCACACCGGCACAGGCCCATGCGGTGGGCATCGCGCTGGCGCAGATGCACAAGGCCGTCGAAGGCTATGACCAGAACCGCCGCAACACGCTGGCCCTGCCCGAATGGCGCGACCTGCTCGAAGCCTGCAAACCCGAAGAGCTTGCCACCATCGACCCCGCGCTGGGCGAGACCGTCACGCGGGAACTGGCCTTCCTCGACGCCAACTGGCCGCGCCATCTGCCCACCGGCGTCGTCCATGCCGACCTCTTCCCGGACAATGTGCTGATGCTGGGCGAAACCGTCACCGGCCTGATCGACTTCTACTTCTCCTGCACCGACATCATCGCCTATGACGTGGCCGTTACCCACGCCGCATGGTGCTTCGACAATGCCGGGCGCAACTTCAACCCAGCCATCTCGGCCGCGCTGCTGAAGGGCTACGAATCGGTCCGGCCCTTGAGCGTGGAAGAACGCGAAGCCCTGCCGGTGCTGGCCCGCGGCGCGGCGATGCGCTTCCTCTCCACCCGCGCCTATGACTGGATCAACACGCCGCAGGACGCGCTGGTGGTCCGCAAGGACCCGCTGGCCTTCGCCCGCCGCCTCGCCTTCTATGCCGATCCCGCCCATGCGGATGTCTTCGCATGA